A single genomic interval of uncultured Desulfobulbus sp. harbors:
- a CDS encoding transposase: MMADLVTIQEIATALNIHRTNAARRAQKEGWCFEEKSVRGGKEKRYLVDQLPKAIQVALAAKHSAGDLLSTPATTIPPAVNKRMEEKMQYKAALLALYNRALAAAGWGNKVSARLEFEQAYNSGLTWPHLYEQLGPIKWKTIESWSVKVRRHGNDCFHLADKRGAHLRGTCGLSEEQTEIFLRCVLRPNSPRISEAYRVATAVMQQQGIGNSQSEATYRRWLRQWKERNYHLWVFARKGAKAWNDQCAMYIERDISVLNVGDVIVADGHNLNFEIVNPWTGKVQNHMTLILFYDMRSNMPLGWEIMPTENTAAISSALRRAVIRLGKYPRVVYLDNGRAFKARFFKGSQSFDEAGFAGLYERMGCQTIHAWPYHGQSKTVERFFGTFAELERLVPGYTGTSIKDKPPRMMRGEKLHRKIHEQQFGNRCLTMEEAHTLIAYWFDEYARRPQRGHLEGKTPLEVFVEGKGPGIDKAELLWLMMSLEIKTIHRNGITFRGQNYYHPALYGRRHKVSIRYDLQDTSSIWVMDQDGNLICEATPVEKLHPAAAQLGNEADKEKLRQHIEQKKDQEKQASALARTLLREEILPNHRRQMAEIGVLGGDGPQTVKASRKMINLDAEKLRRDVAEATRFQEEADARAQEEELMRLNDSDRYERLIEMSAQGIELTPEWNDFMTFFEQTAPYLNFPEYWESCRIKYGLMWRKAASSLHS; encoded by the coding sequence ATGATGGCGGATCTGGTCACCATCCAGGAAATTGCTACGGCTTTGAACATTCATCGAACCAATGCTGCAAGGCGAGCCCAAAAAGAAGGGTGGTGTTTCGAAGAAAAAAGCGTTCGAGGTGGCAAGGAAAAGCGGTACCTGGTCGACCAGCTCCCCAAGGCCATACAAGTGGCTCTCGCCGCCAAGCACAGTGCTGGCGACCTGTTATCAACCCCGGCAACAACAATCCCTCCCGCCGTAAACAAACGGATGGAGGAGAAAATGCAATACAAAGCGGCCTTGCTCGCCCTCTACAACCGGGCTTTGGCAGCCGCCGGTTGGGGCAACAAGGTGTCGGCGCGGTTGGAGTTCGAGCAGGCCTACAACTCCGGGCTGACCTGGCCGCACCTCTATGAGCAATTAGGACCGATCAAATGGAAAACTATCGAGAGCTGGTCGGTCAAGGTTCGCAGACACGGCAACGACTGCTTTCACCTGGCCGATAAACGCGGCGCACACCTGCGGGGCACGTGCGGACTGAGCGAAGAACAGACCGAGATATTTCTTCGTTGTGTGCTCCGGCCGAACAGTCCCCGGATCTCAGAAGCCTACCGGGTGGCCACGGCGGTGATGCAGCAACAGGGAATCGGGAACAGCCAAAGCGAGGCCACCTACCGAAGATGGCTGCGACAATGGAAGGAACGCAACTATCACCTGTGGGTGTTTGCCCGCAAGGGGGCCAAGGCGTGGAACGATCAGTGCGCCATGTACATCGAACGGGACATAAGCGTCTTGAACGTCGGAGACGTTATCGTGGCCGACGGTCACAACCTCAACTTCGAGATCGTCAACCCCTGGACCGGCAAGGTTCAGAACCACATGACCCTGATTTTGTTCTACGACATGCGCTCCAACATGCCGTTGGGCTGGGAGATCATGCCCACCGAGAACACCGCCGCCATATCGTCTGCCCTGCGCCGGGCAGTTATCCGCCTGGGCAAGTATCCCCGCGTGGTCTACCTGGACAACGGCAGGGCATTCAAGGCCCGGTTCTTCAAAGGTTCGCAAAGTTTCGACGAAGCAGGCTTTGCCGGACTCTATGAACGAATGGGCTGCCAGACCATCCATGCCTGGCCCTACCATGGCCAGTCAAAGACCGTTGAGCGCTTTTTCGGAACCTTTGCCGAACTGGAGCGGTTGGTGCCGGGCTACACCGGTACCAGCATCAAGGACAAGCCACCGCGTATGATGCGCGGGGAGAAGCTCCACCGCAAAATCCATGAACAACAGTTCGGCAACCGTTGCCTGACAATGGAGGAGGCCCACACCCTGATAGCCTACTGGTTCGATGAATACGCCAGACGGCCGCAACGGGGTCACCTTGAAGGTAAAACCCCGCTGGAAGTCTTTGTCGAGGGCAAGGGGCCAGGCATCGACAAGGCGGAGCTGCTCTGGCTGATGATGAGCCTGGAAATCAAGACCATCCACCGTAACGGCATCACCTTTCGGGGCCAGAACTACTATCACCCAGCCCTCTACGGCCGCAGACACAAGGTTTCCATCCGCTATGACCTCCAGGACACCAGCTCAATCTGGGTGATGGATCAGGACGGCAATCTGATCTGTGAGGCAACGCCGGTGGAGAAGCTGCACCCGGCTGCGGCCCAGCTGGGCAACGAAGCCGACAAGGAAAAGCTGCGGCAGCACATAGAACAGAAGAAGGATCAGGAAAAACAGGCCTCAGCTTTGGCCAGGACCTTGCTCCGGGAAGAGATCCTGCCAAACCACCGGCGGCAGATGGCCGAGATCGGCGTGCTAGGCGGCGACGGTCCGCAGACTGTCAAAGCGTCCCGCAAAATGATCAACCTGGATGCGGAGAAACTTCGCCGCGACGTGGCCGAGGCTACCCGCTTCCAGGAAGAGGCGGATGCCAGAGCGCAGGAAGAAGAGCTGATGCGGTTGAACGATTCCGACCGTTACGAACGGCTGATCGAAATGAGCGCCCAGGGGATAGAGTTAACCCCGGAATGGAACGATTTCATGACGTTTTTCGAGCAGACCGCGCCTTATCTCAATTTTCCTGAGTACTGGGAGTCCTGCCGGATCAAATATGGCCTGATGTGGCGAAAAGCGGCCTCAAGTCTACACTCTTGA